The DNA sequence TAAAAATTTAAATCTTTCAAAGCAATCCGCCCCTCATAAATTGCTTTGCCAATAATGGCACCAAAACAGCCCATCTCCCGCAGTTCTTCCACCTCCTTAATAGCGGTCACGCCGCCACTGGCGATCAGTTGTAATTCAGGGAATTCAGACCTGATTTGCGCATAAAGCTCCTTGGCAGAACCCGCCAAAAGACCATCCTTGGAAACATCCGTGCAAATTGCGTAGCGCACCCCCGCCGCCAGGTAGCGCTCCAGAAAAGGCAGCAACTCCTCCTGGCTTTCTTCCTCCCAACCACTGACGGCGATCTTGCCATTCTTTACATCTGCTCCCAGTATGATGCGTTCAGCACCAAAGCGTTCGAGCCACGAGAGGAAAAGATCAGGATCTTTCACCGCTACGGTTCCTCCTGTGATCTGCCGGGCACCGCATTCAAAAGCAATGCGTAGATCATCATCCTTTTTGAGGCCACCACCAAAATCAATGTGCAGATGGGTCTTACTCGCAATGCGCTCCAATACCTTGTGATTAACGATATGTTTAGCGCGGGCACCGTCGAGGTCTACCAAGTGCAGGCGGGTCACACCAGCATCAGCAAAGGCTTTGGCTACCTCCAGGGGGTCTTCGTTGTAGACCTTTTTTTGGCTGTAGTCGCCCTGGGTAAGGCGCACACACTTGCCATCAATAATGTCGATTGCGGGAATAATATGCATAGATTATAGCTCTAAAAAGTCCAGTAAAATTCGCTCACCCACACTGCCCGATTTCTCGGGATGAAACTGCGTGGCGTAAAAATTATCCTTTTGTAGTACGGCACTAAAAGGGTGGATATAGTCGGTTTCGGCCACCGTAAAAGGGCCAAGTTCTACGTAGTAACTATGCACGAAATAAGCATGCTGTCCTTCCAACTCGGGGCTCAGCCAGCTATTTTCGTGCAAACGCAAGGTATTCCATCCCATGTGGGG is a window from the Lewinella sp. LCG006 genome containing:
- the hisA gene encoding 1-(5-phosphoribosyl)-5-[(5-phosphoribosylamino)methylideneamino]imidazole-4-carboxamide isomerase, which codes for MHIIPAIDIIDGKCVRLTQGDYSQKKVYNEDPLEVAKAFADAGVTRLHLVDLDGARAKHIVNHKVLERIASKTHLHIDFGGGLKKDDDLRIAFECGARQITGGTVAVKDPDLFLSWLERFGAERIILGADVKNGKIAVSGWEEESQEELLPFLERYLAAGVRYAICTDVSKDGLLAGSAKELYAQIRSEFPELQLIASGGVTAIKEVEELREMGCFGAIIGKAIYEGRIALKDLNF